From a region of the Microbacterium sp. nov. GSS16 genome:
- a CDS encoding peptidoglycan D,D-transpeptidase FtsI family protein gives MTRELRRLSFVILAMFLSLFAATSWIQVVDADRLAQNPANTRTRLDSYQIQRGSIIVDGTAIATSVAADDRYQYQRVYSDPALWAPITGYYNPVLDSRTGIERALNSDLSGTGSNAFFGEIERILSGQPQQGLSVELTMDPRAQKAAYDAMQGLQGAVVAIEPATGRVLAMVSTPGFDTNALAAHDPDAVEAEYDRLAADPSKPLYNRAIGGNLNPPGSTFKVVVAAAALASGEWTLDSTFPNPARYTLPGTTTTVSNAWGGACGDGETTTLAQALKLSCNIPMAELAVELGDKRIREMAEKFGFNTDLEIPLAVTPSSYPSGLSDDATGLTGFGQGKVTATPLTIAMVAAGVANDGTVMKPRMVDAVIGDDFAVHRQFDDEAFAQALDPETADALTAVLVEGVESGAATGARIDGVDVAGKTGTAENGGKPYTLWFTGFAPAEDPQVAVAVVVEDGGGRGTSGSGNAIAAPIAKKVIEAVLGR, from the coding sequence ATGACCAGAGAATTGAGACGTCTGAGCTTCGTGATCCTCGCGATGTTCCTGTCGCTGTTCGCCGCGACGAGCTGGATCCAGGTGGTCGACGCCGACCGCCTGGCGCAGAATCCCGCGAACACGCGCACGCGACTGGACAGCTACCAGATCCAGCGCGGATCGATCATCGTCGACGGCACCGCCATCGCCACCTCGGTGGCGGCCGACGACCGCTACCAGTACCAGCGGGTGTACAGCGATCCGGCACTGTGGGCGCCGATCACCGGCTACTACAACCCCGTGCTCGACTCGCGGACGGGCATCGAGCGCGCCCTCAACTCCGACCTGTCGGGAACCGGTTCCAACGCGTTCTTCGGCGAGATCGAGCGCATCCTCTCCGGCCAGCCGCAGCAGGGTCTCAGCGTCGAGCTGACCATGGACCCGCGTGCGCAGAAGGCGGCGTACGACGCGATGCAGGGCCTGCAAGGCGCCGTCGTGGCCATCGAGCCGGCGACCGGCCGCGTGCTCGCGATGGTCTCGACCCCCGGGTTCGACACGAACGCCCTCGCCGCGCACGACCCGGATGCCGTGGAGGCCGAGTACGACCGCCTGGCGGCCGATCCCAGCAAGCCGCTGTACAACCGCGCCATCGGCGGCAACCTGAACCCGCCCGGCTCCACGTTCAAGGTCGTCGTGGCGGCCGCGGCCCTGGCATCCGGTGAGTGGACCCTCGACTCGACCTTCCCCAATCCCGCCCGCTACACGCTGCCCGGCACCACCACCACCGTCTCGAACGCCTGGGGCGGCGCCTGCGGCGACGGCGAGACCACCACCCTGGCGCAGGCGCTGAAGCTCAGCTGCAACATCCCGATGGCCGAGCTCGCCGTCGAGCTCGGCGACAAGCGCATCCGCGAGATGGCCGAGAAGTTCGGTTTCAACACCGACCTCGAGATCCCGCTGGCCGTCACGCCGTCGAGCTATCCGTCGGGGCTCAGCGACGACGCGACCGGCCTCACCGGCTTCGGTCAGGGCAAGGTCACCGCGACTCCGCTGACGATCGCGATGGTCGCCGCCGGAGTGGCCAATGACGGCACGGTGATGAAGCCGCGGATGGTGGATGCCGTGATCGGCGACGACTTCGCCGTGCACAGGCAGTTCGACGATGAGGCGTTCGCGCAGGCTCTCGACCCCGAGACGGCCGACGCGCTGACCGCGGTGCTGGTCGAGGGCGTCGAGTCGGGCGCCGCGACGGGTGCAAGAATAGACGGCGTCGATGTCGCCGGGAAGACGGGCACGGCGGAGAACGGCGGCAAGCCGTACACGCTGTGGTTCACAGGATTCGCGCCTGCGGAGGATCCGCAGGTCGCGGTGGCAGTCGTCGTCGAAGACGGCGGTGGAAGAGGCACATCGGGCAGCGGCAACGCGATCGCCGCTCCGATTGCCAAGAAGGTCATAGAGGCGGTGCTGGGCAGATGA
- a CDS encoding serine/threonine-protein kinase, translating into MRPTQGVSFGGRYELLSRIAIGGMGEVWEATDHVIGRTVAIKILKDEYMGDPGFLERFRAEARHAALVNHEGIASVFDYGEENGSAFLVMELVPGEALSTILERDGALSADKTLDIVAQTASALQAAHAAGLVHRDIKPGNLLITPDGRVKITDFGIARIADQVPLTATGQVMGTVQYLSPEQASGHAASPATDVYSLGIVAYECLAGKRPFTGESQVAIAMAQINEQPPPLPDSVPVPVRNLVMAMIAKKPADRPSSAATVSRAAQALRRGDLNSAAIAVPAIAGAGVADADDATRILTGMGGEEATRILPTTAQLPSGAAVASTTTTEPEEQKKRKRSPWTWPLIALIALLVLVLGGTLIAMLSNEDEAQPASSSSAPAKPKPKPSSATPSAPEKALVNVGDLALVDRPCDEAKQVLVDAGLQGECVAGNTAAPSPDREGWVQSVSESGNVEEGTLITLTTYKAAVSIPAPSSAPSLSGTPTTGATVTLNWTNFECPSGVPALSAYEVKLTNATFDDGNADRTFARGQLSAPITITGTPGATVTASYVAYCGNDMPSPRSPQMEKQIQAAATPTPPAGEGGDAEGSAPTQ; encoded by the coding sequence ATGAGGCCGACGCAGGGTGTGTCGTTCGGAGGACGCTACGAGCTGTTGTCGCGGATTGCGATCGGCGGCATGGGCGAGGTGTGGGAGGCGACCGATCACGTGATCGGTCGCACCGTCGCCATCAAGATCCTCAAGGACGAGTACATGGGCGATCCGGGCTTCCTCGAGCGCTTCCGCGCCGAAGCCCGTCACGCCGCTCTCGTCAACCACGAGGGCATCGCCAGCGTGTTCGACTATGGCGAGGAGAACGGCTCGGCCTTCCTCGTCATGGAGCTCGTGCCCGGCGAGGCGCTGTCGACCATCCTCGAGCGCGACGGTGCGCTGAGTGCCGACAAGACCCTCGACATCGTGGCGCAGACGGCCTCGGCGCTGCAGGCGGCGCACGCGGCCGGTCTCGTGCACCGCGACATCAAGCCCGGCAACCTGCTGATCACTCCCGACGGGCGGGTGAAGATCACCGACTTCGGCATCGCGCGCATCGCCGACCAGGTGCCGCTGACCGCGACCGGTCAGGTGATGGGCACCGTGCAGTACCTGTCTCCCGAGCAGGCCTCGGGGCACGCGGCGTCGCCCGCGACCGACGTGTACTCGCTCGGCATCGTCGCGTACGAGTGCCTTGCGGGCAAGCGGCCGTTCACCGGCGAGTCGCAGGTGGCCATCGCCATGGCGCAGATCAACGAGCAGCCGCCGCCGCTGCCCGACTCGGTGCCGGTGCCCGTGCGCAACCTCGTGATGGCGATGATCGCCAAGAAGCCGGCCGACCGCCCGTCGTCGGCGGCGACCGTTTCGCGCGCAGCGCAGGCGCTGCGTCGCGGCGACCTGAACTCGGCGGCGATCGCCGTGCCTGCCATCGCCGGAGCCGGTGTGGCGGATGCCGACGACGCCACGCGCATCCTGACCGGGATGGGCGGCGAGGAGGCCACGCGCATCCTGCCGACCACCGCGCAGCTGCCCTCCGGTGCCGCCGTCGCCTCGACGACGACCACCGAGCCGGAGGAGCAGAAGAAGCGCAAGCGCAGCCCGTGGACGTGGCCGCTGATCGCCCTGATCGCGCTGCTCGTGCTCGTGCTCGGCGGCACGCTGATCGCCATGCTGAGCAATGAGGACGAGGCTCAACCCGCTTCGTCGTCGTCTGCGCCCGCCAAGCCGAAGCCCAAACCGAGTTCGGCCACTCCGAGCGCACCCGAGAAGGCTCTCGTCAATGTCGGCGACCTCGCTCTCGTCGACCGCCCCTGCGACGAGGCGAAGCAGGTGCTGGTCGACGCCGGCCTGCAGGGCGAGTGCGTCGCGGGCAACACCGCCGCCCCCTCCCCCGACCGCGAGGGCTGGGTGCAGAGCGTCAGCGAGTCGGGCAACGTCGAAGAGGGCACTCTGATCACCCTCACGACGTACAAGGCCGCGGTGAGCATCCCGGCCCCGTCGTCTGCGCCGAGCCTCAGCGGCACGCCCACCACTGGCGCGACGGTCACGCTGAACTGGACGAACTTCGAGTGCCCGTCCGGTGTGCCGGCGCTGTCGGCGTACGAGGTCAAGCTCACCAACGCGACCTTCGACGACGGCAACGCGGATCGTACGTTCGCTCGTGGGCAGCTCAGCGCCCCCATCACGATCACGGGCACCCCGGGCGCGACGGTGACGGCCAGCTACGTGGCTTACTGCGGAAACGACATGCCCTCCCCGCGCTCCCCGCAGATGGAGAAGCAGATCCAGGCGGCCGCAACGCCGACCCCGCCCGCCGGCGAGGGTGGCGACGCCGAGGGCTCAGCTCCCACGCAGTAA